One genomic region from Fundulus heteroclitus isolate FHET01 unplaced genomic scaffold, MU-UCD_Fhet_4.1 scaffold_979, whole genome shotgun sequence encodes:
- the LOC118562571 gene encoding uncharacterized protein LOC118562571 isoform X1 gives MAPPKHSVCCPLCRSEFTYIGRHLRNSHGIKNSKEREILIKYSSGRVNIRKMPCPVEGCSYASTRLDRHIAQAHPEMEGERKAQVITDLKYQVTVHMLRALSATNPSPPMVSRLHMDPIAREEANRYHPTSEPLDDEPSPSSCNSCKQLEAKNLQLISDLGQLRKKLLYQHRWAERAKKTIKRLEEDRQKASTAPVPSVDVDALVRSESFSPDEEQQHINRPKSKGESRSTLCLAKAYPKFPPSILEYIAEYWQHLKGSRGLRKRIENQRSKVGRIMAFLSFITKGQPILQNWTFLHNMSRIYQWPEHLQNGGKAENTVKTYLVNLSQFLGYFRDTPPSSSRVPKREVFAVIRAISECIASLGPRVVMRQIRVKKNKLSRTISKDQLRLCKVLARRRIPELLDELSEDPNPEARRRYFGYLSVYLASLYGHRTGVLKNMTVSEVDEAQKEATVGQAGFVINVKEHKTNRAFGPAQLYLTVEEFSWVEQWMIIRQKLNPPTDLLLFTENFTKIEKLIVPMQAAWRDMGFPGRPTFTDFRTSIATYARNTLSPSDRINISKTMCHDTRTADKFYALHRTASELARIRQNFEAAVKPPRTTVHDTAEPSLLSMSESSGDGVEEEADCAPPTPPAGPSPGAVPSSPTSSQATGSTSPDHASESDVDYTVDSESDQTSESESDQTSESESDQTSESESDQTSESESDQTSESESDQTSESESDQTSESESDQTSESVSDQTSESVSDQTSEYTSESDPSYEPRRGTQQPRRKRPLFTYTLRKRQPGRSQSVRVLRSRKTVKKIIKK, from the exons ATGGCGCCCCCAAAGCATAGTGTTTGTTGCCCACTCTGCCGTTCTGAATTTACCTATATAGGCAGGCACCTAAGAAATAGTCATGGCATTAAAAATTCAAAAGAGCGAGAAATATTGATCAAGTACAGTAGTGGGAGGGTCAATATTAGAAAAATGCCCTGTCCAGTGGAGGGCTGCAGTTATGCTAGCACAAGGCTGGACAGGCATATTGCTCAAGCTCACCCGGAGATGGAGGGGGAGAGGAAAGCCCAGGTGATAACCGATTTGAAGTACCAGGTAACGGTGCACATGCTGCGAGCGTTGAGCGCCACAAACCCGAGCCCTCCGATGGTCTCACGCTTACACATGGACCCAATAGCAAGAGAGGAAGCAAATCGGTATCATCCAACATCAGAACCCCTTGATGACGAACCATCGCCTTCATCCTGCAACTCGTGCAAACAGCTTGAGGCAAAGAACCTGCAGCTTATATCCGACTTGGGGCAACTAAGAAAGAAATTGCTGTACCAGCACAGATGGGctgaaagggcaaaaaaaacaatcaaacgaCTGGAAGAG gaCCGCCAAAAGGCATCCACAGCCCCGGTTCCAAGTGTGGACGTTGATGCTCTGGTGAGGAGTGAATCTTTCTCTCCTGATGAAGAACAGCAGCACATCAACAGACCTAAGTCAAAGGGGGAAAGCCGGAGCACCCTCTGTTTGGCGAAAGCGTACCCCAAATTCCCACCAAGCATTT tggaatACATCGCGGAATATTGGCAGCATCTCAAAGGCTCTCGTGGTCTGAGGAAAAGGATCGAAAATCAAAGATCCAAAGTGGGTAGAATCATGGCTTTCCTTTCGTTTATAACCAAGGGACAGCCAATCCTCCAGAATTGGACTTTCCTTCACAATATGTCCAGGATATACCA GTGGCCAGAGCATCTGCAGAATGGTGGAAAAGCGGAGAACACAGTGAAGACCTACCTGGTAAATTTGTCCCAGTTCCTGGGCTACTTCAGGGACACCCCTCCCTCCTCATCCAGGGTTCCAAAAAGAGAAGTGTTTGCCGTGATTCGTGCTATCTCAGAGTGTATTGCAAGCCTGGGTCCACGTGTTGTCATGCGTCAGATAcgtgtaaagaaaaataagttgagCAGAACCATCTCCAAGGACCAACTTCGCCTCTGCAAAGTCCTGGCCAGGAGACGCATCCCTGAACTTCTTG atgaaCTGTCTGAGGACCCCAACCCGGAGGCGCGAAGGAGATATTTTGGGTACCTCAGTGTTTACCTAGCAAGCCTATATGGACACCGCACCGGTGTTCTAAAGAATATGACGGTCTCCGAGGTTGATGAAGCCCAGAAGGAAGCTACAGTCGGGCAAGCGGGCTTCGTGATCAAT GTGAAGGAACACAAAACCAACCGTGCGTTTGGCCCCGCACAGCTCTACTTAACTGTAGAGGAATTCTCATGGGTGGAGCAGTGGATGATCAtcagacagaaactaaaccCACCCACAGACCTTCTTCTCTTCACCGAAAACTTCACAAAAATCGAGAAACTCATCGTGCCGATGCAAGCCGCCTGGCGTGACATGGGTTTTCCTGGGCGTCCCACATTCACAGACTTCCGAACATCAATAGCCACATAC GCAAGGAATACTTTGTCACCAAGTGACCGGATCAACATTTCAAAGACCATGTGTCATGACACGCGGACAGCAGACAAATTCTACGCGCTCCACCGCACCGCGTCAGAGCTGGCTCGGATCCGTCAGAATTTCGAGGCAGCCGTCAAGCCACCACGTACGACGGTACATGACACCGCCGAACCTTCCCTCCTCTCCATGTCAGAATCATCAGGTGATGGTGTTGAGGAGGAAGCGGACTGCGCGCCTCCCACCCCGCCTGCCGGTCCTTCGCCCGGTGCTGTGCCGTCCTCACCAACATCCAGTCAGGCCACTGGATCAACAAGCCCTGATCACGCTTCTGAGAGCGACGTTGACTACACTGTTGACAGCGAGTCTGACCAAACTTCTGAGAGCGAGTCTGACCAAACTTCTGAGAGCGAGTCTGACCAAACTTCTGAGAGCGAGTCTGACCAAACTTCTGAGAGCGAGTCTGACCAAACTTCTGAGAGCGAGTCTGACCAAACTTCTGAGAGCGAGTCTGACCAAACTTCTGAGAGCGAGTCTGACCAAACTTCTGAGAGCGTGTCTGACCAAACTTCTGAGAGCGTGTCTGACCAAACTTCTGAATACACTTCGGAGAGCGACCCTTCATATGAACCACGTAGAGGGACCCAACAACCCAGAAGAAAGAGACCATTGTTTACCTACACGTTGAGAAAAAGACAACCAGGGCGCAGCCAAAGTGTACGTGTGCTGAGATccagaaaaacagtaaaaaaaataataaaaaaataa
- the LOC118562571 gene encoding uncharacterized protein LOC118562571 isoform X2, with translation MAFLSFITKGQPILQNWTFLHNMSRIYQWPEHLQNGGKAENTVKTYLVNLSQFLGYFRDTPPSSSRVPKREVFAVIRAISECIASLGPRVVMRQIRVKKNKLSRTISKDQLRLCKVLARRRIPELLDELSEDPNPEARRRYFGYLSVYLASLYGHRTGVLKNMTVSEVDEAQKEATVGQAGFVINVKEHKTNRAFGPAQLYLTVEEFSWVEQWMIIRQKLNPPTDLLLFTENFTKIEKLIVPMQAAWRDMGFPGRPTFTDFRTSIATYARNTLSPSDRINISKTMCHDTRTADKFYALHRTASELARIRQNFEAAVKPPRTTVHDTAEPSLLSMSESSGDGVEEEADCAPPTPPAGPSPGAVPSSPTSSQATGSTSPDHASESDVDYTVDSESDQTSESESDQTSESESDQTSESESDQTSESESDQTSESESDQTSESESDQTSESESDQTSESVSDQTSESVSDQTSEYTSESDPSYEPRRGTQQPRRKRPLFTYTLRKRQPGRSQSVRVLRSRKTVKKIIKK, from the exons ATGGCTTTCCTTTCGTTTATAACCAAGGGACAGCCAATCCTCCAGAATTGGACTTTCCTTCACAATATGTCCAGGATATACCA GTGGCCAGAGCATCTGCAGAATGGTGGAAAAGCGGAGAACACAGTGAAGACCTACCTGGTAAATTTGTCCCAGTTCCTGGGCTACTTCAGGGACACCCCTCCCTCCTCATCCAGGGTTCCAAAAAGAGAAGTGTTTGCCGTGATTCGTGCTATCTCAGAGTGTATTGCAAGCCTGGGTCCACGTGTTGTCATGCGTCAGATAcgtgtaaagaaaaataagttgagCAGAACCATCTCCAAGGACCAACTTCGCCTCTGCAAAGTCCTGGCCAGGAGACGCATCCCTGAACTTCTTG atgaaCTGTCTGAGGACCCCAACCCGGAGGCGCGAAGGAGATATTTTGGGTACCTCAGTGTTTACCTAGCAAGCCTATATGGACACCGCACCGGTGTTCTAAAGAATATGACGGTCTCCGAGGTTGATGAAGCCCAGAAGGAAGCTACAGTCGGGCAAGCGGGCTTCGTGATCAAT GTGAAGGAACACAAAACCAACCGTGCGTTTGGCCCCGCACAGCTCTACTTAACTGTAGAGGAATTCTCATGGGTGGAGCAGTGGATGATCAtcagacagaaactaaaccCACCCACAGACCTTCTTCTCTTCACCGAAAACTTCACAAAAATCGAGAAACTCATCGTGCCGATGCAAGCCGCCTGGCGTGACATGGGTTTTCCTGGGCGTCCCACATTCACAGACTTCCGAACATCAATAGCCACATAC GCAAGGAATACTTTGTCACCAAGTGACCGGATCAACATTTCAAAGACCATGTGTCATGACACGCGGACAGCAGACAAATTCTACGCGCTCCACCGCACCGCGTCAGAGCTGGCTCGGATCCGTCAGAATTTCGAGGCAGCCGTCAAGCCACCACGTACGACGGTACATGACACCGCCGAACCTTCCCTCCTCTCCATGTCAGAATCATCAGGTGATGGTGTTGAGGAGGAAGCGGACTGCGCGCCTCCCACCCCGCCTGCCGGTCCTTCGCCCGGTGCTGTGCCGTCCTCACCAACATCCAGTCAGGCCACTGGATCAACAAGCCCTGATCACGCTTCTGAGAGCGACGTTGACTACACTGTTGACAGCGAGTCTGACCAAACTTCTGAGAGCGAGTCTGACCAAACTTCTGAGAGCGAGTCTGACCAAACTTCTGAGAGCGAGTCTGACCAAACTTCTGAGAGCGAGTCTGACCAAACTTCTGAGAGCGAGTCTGACCAAACTTCTGAGAGCGAGTCTGACCAAACTTCTGAGAGCGAGTCTGACCAAACTTCTGAGAGCGTGTCTGACCAAACTTCTGAGAGCGTGTCTGACCAAACTTCTGAATACACTTCGGAGAGCGACCCTTCATATGAACCACGTAGAGGGACCCAACAACCCAGAAGAAAGAGACCATTGTTTACCTACACGTTGAGAAAAAGACAACCAGGGCGCAGCCAAAGTGTACGTGTGCTGAGATccagaaaaacagtaaaaaaaataataaaaaaataa